A region from the Biomphalaria glabrata chromosome 14, xgBioGlab47.1, whole genome shotgun sequence genome encodes:
- the LOC106058213 gene encoding alpha-(1,3)-fucosyltransferase C-like — protein MSLQKKMSFSLIISILGVLVVTIVITHITLNSIHQANLKFIFKNSDLKTIWYGLFMNSTKADCTTPHNLFQNKSPGETTSFLSQEFIPDENITCTQTTFVQCEEPKRFKPITNKTFNVALLRRPYWMDAAEFFNFSNCVYSGCNFQDDHIDESTHMVVIQLQHMRDNFTVLRRWPHQLYVATSWEPPSHLRAQFVEDRNSFWNSQFNLTATYRTDSDLFIPYGMLQFKPVPLNKRPDYYSIAQKKSKWVAWFVSSCRSPSKREIYVQQMQKIIPVDIYGRCGAPCQDPKPMCYTSNLLQYRYYLSFENNFCKDYVTEKLFKLFWGGMHVVPVVRGGFDYDTQLPDLTYINAGSFPNATELALFLQKLGQDTSTYAKYLERIDMYRILDGSWPTSIGCKVCKYLHTRKLQSQIDDLKKWISDDVCHAPKDIDQ, from the exons ATGTCTCTACAGAAGAAaatgtctttctctctcatcaTTTCAATTCTTGGAGTGTTAGTAGTCACCATTGTTATAACCCACATTACTTTAAACTCAATTCATCAAGCCAacttaaaattcatttttaaaaattcggaTTTAAAAACTATTTGGTATGGATTGTTCATGAACAGTACTAAGGCAGACTGTACTACACCtcacaatttatttcaaaacaagagTCCAGGGGAAACAACTAGTTTCCTCTCCCAAGAATTTATCCCAGACGAGAACATCACTTGCACTCAAACCACATTCGTGCAATGCGAAGAGCCTAAAAGATTTAAACCCATCACCAACAAAACCTTCAATGTTGCTCTATTGAGGAGGCCATACTGGATGGACGCTGCCGAATTCTTCAATTTCTCGAACTGCGTGTACTCGGGCTGTAACTTTCAGGATGACCACATTGACGAGTCCACTCACATGGTAGTCATACAGTTGCAGCATATGAGAGACAATTTCACGGTGTTAAGACGTTGGCCTCATCAGCTGTACGTGGCCACCTCCTGGGAGCCACCCTCGCATTTACGCGCTCAATTTGTAGAAG atagaAATTCCTTCTGGAACTCCCAGTTTAATCTCACAGCCACATATCGCACTGACTCAGATCTATTTATTCCTTATGGAATGTTGCAGTTTAAGCCTGTCCCTCTCAACAAACGGCCTGACtatt ACAGTATAGCGCAAAAGAAATCCAAGTGGGTTGCATGGTTTGTTTCAAGTTGCAGATCTCCTTCCAAGCGAGAAATTTACGTTCAACAAATGCAG aAAATCATCCCTGTAGACATATATGGTCGTTGCGGTGCACCCTGCCAGGACCCCAAACCGATGTGTTATACGAGCAATCTCTTGCAGTACAGATACTATCTATCCTTTGAGAACAACTTCTGCAAAGACTACGTCACGGAGAAATTGTTTAAGCTCTTCTGGGGCGGCATGCATGTCGTTCCAGTCGTCAGAGGGGGTTTCGACTACGATACACAGTTGCCTGATCTTACTTACATAAACGCTGGTAGCTTTCCTAACGCCACCGAGTTAGCCCTTTTTCTTCAGAAGCTTGGACAAGACACATCTACCTATGCCAAGTATTTAGAGCGTATCGACATGTATCGGATACTGGATGGATCTTGGCCGACGAGTATAGGCTGCAAGGTTTGCAAGTATCTGCACACAAGGAAACTTCAAAGTCAAATTGACGATCTAAAAAAGTGGATCTCGGATGATGTGTGTCACGCTCCAAAGGACATTGATCAATAA